One window of the Actinomycetota bacterium genome contains the following:
- the thiD gene encoding bifunctional hydroxymethylpyrimidine kinase/phosphomethylpyrimidine kinase: MSERPARVLTVAGSDSGGGAGIQADLKTFQALGAYGMTVITALTAQNTVGVQGVHEIPPDFVVRQLKSVVEDIGVDSVKTGMLANSSIITAVAAALDEHDVRTVVVDPVAASKHGDPLLREDAVDALRNDLLPKALVVTPNLGEVTLLSDVKVERPEDLRRAADAVLELGPRWVLVKGGHLPDNDDAVDLLTDGSAYHEIRSRRLDTRDTHGTGCTLASAIAARLAHGDDVVAAVREAKRFVTGAIEHGIRVGQGIGPVNPSWEMGHHR; this comes from the coding sequence ATGAGCGAGCGCCCCGCCCGCGTGCTGACGGTGGCGGGATCCGACTCCGGCGGCGGGGCGGGGATCCAGGCCGACCTGAAGACGTTCCAGGCGCTCGGCGCGTACGGCATGACGGTGATCACGGCTCTCACCGCCCAGAACACGGTCGGGGTGCAGGGCGTCCACGAGATCCCACCCGACTTCGTCGTCCGCCAGCTGAAGAGCGTCGTCGAGGACATCGGTGTGGACAGCGTCAAGACCGGGATGCTCGCCAACTCGTCGATCATCACCGCCGTCGCCGCGGCGCTCGACGAGCACGACGTGCGCACCGTCGTGGTCGATCCGGTGGCGGCGTCCAAGCACGGGGATCCGCTGCTGCGAGAGGATGCGGTCGATGCGCTGCGCAACGACCTGTTGCCCAAGGCGTTGGTCGTCACGCCCAACTTGGGGGAGGTGACGCTGCTGAGCGACGTGAAGGTCGAGCGGCCCGAGGACCTGCGACGGGCGGCCGACGCCGTGCTCGAACTGGGGCCGCGCTGGGTCCTGGTCAAGGGCGGGCACCTGCCTGACAACGACGACGCGGTGGATCTGCTCACCGACGGCAGCGCCTACCACGAGATCCGTTCTCGCCGGCTCGACACGCGCGATACGCACGGCACGGGATGCACGCTGGCGTCGGCGATCGCTGCCCGGTTAGCGCACGGAGACGACGTGGTCGCCGCGGTACGAGAGGCGAAGAGGTTCGTGACCGGAGCGATCGAGCACGGGATCCGGGTCGGACAGGGGATCGGTCCGGTCAACCCCAGTTGGGAGATGGGTCACCACCGCTGA
- the rpmB gene encoding 50S ribosomal protein L28 → MAAVCEICGKGPWYGKQVSHSHRRSSRRWNPNIQRLRVLKDGRVQRVDVCTSCVKAGKIQRPPVGSGG, encoded by the coding sequence ATGGCGGCTGTGTGCGAGATCTGCGGGAAGGGCCCCTGGTACGGCAAGCAGGTCAGCCACTCGCACCGGCGTTCGTCGCGACGGTGGAACCCCAACATCCAGCGGCTGCGTGTGCTCAAGGACGGACGGGTGCAACGGGTCGATGTGTGCACGTCATGCGTCAAGGCGGGGAAGATCCAGCGGCCACCGGTGGGCAGCGGCGGCTGA
- a CDS encoding Lrp/AsnC ligand binding domain-containing protein: MAVSAYILIQTEVGKAADVAEQVAEIDGVSEASDVTGPYDVIVRAEAGNVDELGKMVVSKIQAIDGITRTLTCPVVHL; this comes from the coding sequence GTGGCAGTCTCGGCGTACATCCTGATCCAGACGGAGGTCGGCAAGGCGGCGGACGTCGCCGAGCAGGTGGCGGAGATCGACGGGGTCAGCGAAGCATCCGACGTCACCGGCCCCTACGACGTGATCGTCCGGGCCGAAGCCGGCAACGTCGACGAACTCGGCAAGATGGTGGTCTCCAAGATCCAGGCCATCGACGGGATCACCCGGACGTTGACCTGCCCGGTCGTGCACCTGTAG
- the thiL gene encoding thiamine-phosphate kinase, translated as MASPEFALLAALQRRLIRAGPGIPLGVGDDAAVVTFGGADVAVAVDALVEGVHFDRAISSHADVGWKALAVNVSDLAAVGASTAAAVVALIRPADLPDDAVHALYAGLDEAARRWGVALVGGDIAGGPVLAVTVTVLGRLHTDHPLPRSGARPGDAVIVVGALGTAAAGLAAHRSGRRDVLDDHPQLLRAHRRPEALPEAGAALARHGAHACIDVSDGLGRDLGHVAAASGVRVVVDAERLPVDPGVAATADALAIDPFELVCGGGDDLALVAAVPPDRVADLSRQLQALGLVWHEVGTVTDGDGVSLRLADGSERDISRLGYEHGTQQQEEAG; from the coding sequence GTGGCATCGCCGGAGTTCGCGTTGCTCGCCGCACTGCAGCGCCGCCTGATCCGAGCGGGGCCGGGCATCCCGCTCGGTGTCGGCGACGACGCCGCAGTCGTGACGTTCGGCGGTGCCGACGTCGCCGTCGCCGTCGATGCCTTGGTCGAGGGTGTGCACTTCGACCGGGCGATCTCCAGCCACGCGGACGTGGGATGGAAGGCGCTGGCTGTGAACGTCAGCGACCTGGCCGCGGTCGGCGCATCGACCGCCGCGGCGGTCGTTGCGCTGATCCGCCCCGCCGATCTGCCCGACGACGCCGTGCACGCGCTGTACGCGGGCCTCGACGAGGCCGCACGTCGGTGGGGGGTGGCTCTCGTCGGCGGGGACATCGCAGGCGGACCGGTGCTGGCTGTGACCGTGACCGTCCTCGGCCGGCTCCACACCGACCACCCCCTGCCACGGTCGGGCGCCCGCCCCGGCGACGCGGTGATCGTGGTCGGGGCGCTCGGGACGGCCGCGGCCGGTCTGGCGGCCCACCGCAGCGGACGTCGTGACGTGCTCGACGATCACCCGCAGCTGCTGCGCGCGCACCGCCGGCCGGAAGCGTTGCCTGAAGCGGGGGCGGCGCTGGCGCGCCACGGCGCGCACGCCTGCATCGACGTCAGCGACGGATTGGGACGTGATCTGGGCCACGTCGCCGCCGCCTCCGGCGTGCGGGTCGTCGTCGACGCCGAGCGGCTCCCCGTCGACCCGGGCGTGGCCGCCACGGCCGACGCGCTCGCCATCGACCCGTTCGAACTGGTGTGCGGCGGGGGCGACGACCTCGCGCTGGTCGCTGCCGTGCCGCCCGACCGGGTAGCGGACCTGTCGCGTCAGCTGCAGGCGCTCGGGCTCGTCTGGCACGAGGTCGGTACGGTCACGGACGGGGACGGCGTCTCCCTCCGTCTCGCGGATGGCAGCGAGCGCGACATCAGCCGGCTCGGCTACGAACACGGAACCCAACAGCAGGAGGAGGCAGGATGA